Proteins encoded by one window of Deinococcus aquiradiocola:
- a CDS encoding DUF6636 domain-containing protein: MNRLIALLALGFGLASAQDTVTGFRLPSGRLACQYDATSGPASIRCDVLGATFKAPRPADCPLDWGDSLGLRASGRPYFVCHGDTVLDPSAPVLPYGVVWRKGNLTCRSSTAGVRCTNRSGHGFELARARYRLF; the protein is encoded by the coding sequence ATGAACCGGCTTATCGCCCTCCTGGCGCTCGGTTTCGGACTGGCCTCGGCCCAGGACACCGTGACCGGCTTCCGGTTGCCGTCCGGGCGGCTGGCCTGCCAGTACGACGCCACCTCCGGCCCGGCCTCCATCCGCTGCGACGTGCTGGGGGCCACCTTCAAGGCCCCGCGTCCGGCAGACTGCCCGCTCGACTGGGGCGACTCGCTGGGGCTGCGCGCGTCTGGCCGCCCGTACTTCGTGTGTCACGGAGACACGGTGCTGGACCCCTCCGCGCCGGTGCTGCCCTACGGCGTCGTGTGGCGAAAGGGGAACCTCACCTGCCGGTCCAGCACCGCCGGGGTGCGCTGCACCAACCGCTCCGGGCACGGCTTCGAGCTTGCGCGGGCACGGTACCGGCTCTTCTGA
- a CDS encoding alpha/beta hydrolase, which yields MQTVSIGARRLAYDESGPPSAPAVLLLPWMGGSRLGWTEVAAALSGRSRVIVLDHRDTGDSDPTEDPYTVADLADDAAALLTALHAAPAAVVGLSMGGMVAQHLALRHPDLVRALALVSTTPGGPDSTPATERGRAALFLPAELEAGERARQAMTLMTAPGFTDAHPEALDLAERHARQHPMSTDSYKRQFRAVRAHDATAGLASIQVPTLVLHGDADDLIPLPNAQRLAAGLPGATLRVYPGTGHMPQLERPEDFLTDLRGFLAELG from the coding sequence TCCGGCCCGCCCTCGGCGCCCGCCGTGCTGCTGCTCCCGTGGATGGGCGGTTCGCGCCTCGGCTGGACCGAGGTGGCCGCCGCCCTGTCAGGCCGCTCCCGCGTGATCGTGCTGGACCACCGCGACACCGGAGACTCCGACCCCACAGAGGACCCTTACACCGTCGCTGACCTCGCCGACGACGCGGCCGCCCTGCTGACGGCCCTGCACGCCGCGCCCGCTGCCGTGGTGGGCCTCAGCATGGGCGGCATGGTGGCGCAACACCTCGCCCTGCGTCACCCGGATCTCGTGCGGGCACTGGCGCTGGTGTCCACCACGCCGGGCGGCCCGGACAGCACCCCCGCCACCGAGCGGGGCCGCGCCGCCCTGTTCCTGCCCGCCGAACTGGAAGCGGGCGAGCGGGCACGGCAGGCCATGACCCTCATGACCGCTCCAGGCTTTACCGACGCGCACCCGGAGGCGCTCGACCTCGCGGAACGCCACGCCCGTCAGCACCCCATGAGCACCGACAGCTACAAACGCCAGTTCCGCGCCGTACGCGCGCACGACGCTACGGCGGGGCTGGCCTCCATACAGGTGCCGACCCTGGTGCTGCACGGCGACGCCGACGACCTGATCCCGCTGCCGAACGCCCAGCGCCTCGCGGCAGGCCTTCCGGGCGCCACACTCAGGGTCTACCCGGGCACCGGGCACATGCCGCAGCTGGAACGCCCCGAGGACTTCCTGACCGACCTGCGCGGCTTCCTGGCCGAACTCGGATGA